ATAACGAGAATACACAACTTAGCGAGGTACTAAAAAATAAAGAAAACCTGGTTAAGGAAAATGGTAAAGCGAAAATAGAGCTTTTATCCAGTGATGAGATTGTTAAAGAAAATAACAGTACATTAAATCAAAAAAATAATACCCGTATTTATCGTGAAAGAATCATTATTTTGCCTATTGTATTAATTTGCATCTTTTTATTAGCATGTTATAGCATAGCCTTTTACAAGAGACAAAGGGTAAAATTCGAAAACAGATTATTATAGATAGTAATTTTAATAAATGACTATTGAATTGTAATTATTATGAGTAAAAAAATACTTTTTGTTTTCGGAACACGGCCTGAAGGCATAAAAATGGCGCCTGTCATCAAAGCCTTCCAAAAAGAAGCTACTATTGAAACTACAGTATGTGTTACCGGTCAGCATAGAGAAATGTTAGATCAGGTTTTGGAGTTTTTTCAGATTATACCTGATTATGATTTGAATGTAATGAAGGAGGAGCAAACACTATATTCTTTAACAGCTATAATCATTACCAAATTAAAGGATGTGCTGGAAGAATACCGGCCAGATTATGTATTCGTCCATGGAGATACTACTACGGCAATGGCGGCCTCAATTGCTGCTTTTTATTTTGGAACTAAAATAGGCCATATTGAGGCGGGATTACGGACTTTCAATAATCGTTCACCATTTCCAGAGGAAGCAAATAGGCGGATTACAAGTGTAATTGCAGACTACCATTTTGCTCCAACGCTTACTTCAAAGAATAATTTACTATCAGAGAATATAAATCCGGATACCATAGTAGTTACTGGTAATACTGTTATTGATGCTTTATTTGAGAGTTTATCAATAATAGAAGCCGGTGAATTTCCTGAGATTGAAACTCTAAAAACAAAAATTCCTGTAGATGCGTCTATTATTTTAGTTACAGGACACAGGAGAGAGAATCATGTAGGAGGTTTTATAAGAATATGTGAGGCATTAAAAGAAATTGCTTTAAAGAATCCCGATATGATATTGGTTTATCCGGTCCATCTTAATCCGAACGTAAAAAATACAGTATATAAAATCCTATCAGGAATTTCAAATATATATTTAATGGCGCCACTCAATTATCCAGCATTTGTATGGCTCATGAATCGATCAAAATTAATTATTACAGATAGTGGAGGTGTCCAGGAAGAAGCACCAAGTTTAGGGAAGCCAGTGTTGGTAATGCGTGATACTACTGAAAGGCCAGAAGCAGTATTGGCTGGGACGGTGATATTGGTAGGGACAGAAAGTGATAAAATTGTCAGCCAAACTCAAAAATTAATAGATAATCCTGATTTTTATAACGAGATGAGTACTTTACATAATCCCTATGGAGATGGTAAAGCCAGCGCAAAAATTGTCGCTTTTATAAAAGAAAATATAGCAATGCAAAATTGTATCGTTTAAGATTAAAATTTCTACTGAATTACAGATAAATCAAAATGAGTATATACGATAAAGTAGTGTCTTCCCTACAAAATAAAATGCTTCGGCAAAGTATTTATACATTTATGCTTAGGGTATTTGGAGTAATTATTTTTTTTGGTTTCATGTTATTTATTACACGAAATTATAGTGCGGATAGGGTAGGTGAATTTGAATTTGTAAGGATGTTTATGCTTGTTACCGGTAGTATATGCTTACTTGGAACAGATATATCAATATTATATTTTTCAGGTAGATTTAAGGCATTGCAGAGTTTTCATTCTATTAGAGCCGTATATTTTAAAATGGTAAAATTAATTTTATCAATAGCCTTATCCATTTTACTCATTTATGTGCTTGTAATCCCTCAGGAATTTATTAATAATTTTTTTGGTGATACGGCCATTTATGGGTTATTACTGAAATGTCTTATTTTTTTGCCGGTATACATACTCACTTTGTTTAATACCGAAATGTTTCGTGCTATTGATAAAGCTATTTTAGCAGAGCTTTTTAGGAATACATTTAAATATATTCCAGTAATTATAGGAGGAATTCTACTGTTCAGTTATAGAGGGATCTTAAATTTGTTGATTTTTATATTTATGGTTTCGTGGTATTGGCTGCAATTTCCTTTATTTTGATATTCTATTTTCTTAACCGGATTAAAACCAGCAATACAAACGAAAATGTACCCGTAAAAGAGATTGTAAGATTATCATTGCCTATGGGAGTGAGTAACGTGATTATGTACTTATTATTAAGTATTGATATATTTATATTAAAAAAGTATTTTGGTAATCAGGCAGTAGCACATTATTCGGTGGCACTTAAA
The Flavobacterium kingsejongi genome window above contains:
- the wecB gene encoding non-hydrolyzing UDP-N-acetylglucosamine 2-epimerase, with the protein product MSKKILFVFGTRPEGIKMAPVIKAFQKEATIETTVCVTGQHREMLDQVLEFFQIIPDYDLNVMKEEQTLYSLTAIIITKLKDVLEEYRPDYVFVHGDTTTAMAASIAAFYFGTKIGHIEAGLRTFNNRSPFPEEANRRITSVIADYHFAPTLTSKNNLLSENINPDTIVVTGNTVIDALFESLSIIEAGEFPEIETLKTKIPVDASIILVTGHRRENHVGGFIRICEALKEIALKNPDMILVYPVHLNPNVKNTVYKILSGISNIYLMAPLNYPAFVWLMNRSKLIITDSGGVQEEAPSLGKPVLVMRDTTERPEAVLAGTVILVGTESDKIVSQTQKLIDNPDFYNEMSTLHNPYGDGKASAKIVAFIKENIAMQNCIV